DNA from Streptomyces rishiriensis:
CCGCTCGTAGTAGTCGAGTCCGAGGCGCTGGAGCTGGGCGAAGATCTTCAGCCGGAGGGTGTAGAGGACGCGTTCGCCGGTCCGGCCGGTCATCCGGATCTCGCCGGTCTGCGCGACCCACTGCACCAGCACGGCGAGCAGGGCGAGCAGCGAGGCCGCCCAGACGGCCCCCAGCGCCGCCCGGGTCACGCCCTGGTCGATGCCGTGCCGGATCATCACCGGCAGCAGCAGGCTCGTCCCGGCGTCGACGGCGACCAGGCCGAGGCTGACGAGGAGGGGTGCGCCGAAGCCGCGCAGCAGCCTGCGCAGGCCGTACGACTCCTCCGGCCGGACCGCCTGCCGTTCGTCGATCTCGGGGATGTCGGCGGCCGGGGGCAGCGCCTCGATCTGGGCGAGCAGTTCGGGAGTGGCCGGCATGCCGGAGAGGGCGTTGTCCTTCGGCTCCCGGTCGCCGGTCCACAGCCGGGGCGTCACCCCCCGTTCGGCGTCGAACTCGGCGTCCAGTTCCTCGCGGACGGTGGTGTCCTCGCCCGGTGCCGGGGAGGGCCGGGCGTGGCCGGGCGAGACCCCGCCGAGTTCGTCGGGGTCGGTGAGCAGGCGGCGGTAGAGCGCGGAGCGCTGCTGGAGCTCCTCGTGCGTGCCGAGGTCGGCGAGGCGCCCGGCGTCCAGGACGGCGATGCGGTCGGCGAGGTTGAGGGTGGAGCGGCGATGCGCGATGAGCAGCGTGGTGCGGCCCTGCATGACCTGTTTGAGGGCCTCGTGGATCTCGTGCTCGACCGCCGCGTCCACGGCCGAGGTCGCGTCGTCGAGGACCAGCAGGCGCGGGTCGGTGAGGATCGCCCGGGCGAGCGCGACCCGCTGGCGCTGGCCGCCGGAGAGGGTGAGGCCGTGCTCGCCGACCGTCGTGTCGTAGCCCTCGGGCAGCTCGGCGATGAACCGGTCGGCCTGGGCGGCGCGGGCGGCCGCCTCGATCTGCTCCTGGGTGGCCTCGGGACGGCCGTAGGCGATGTTGGCGCGGACGGTGTCGGAGAAGAGGAAGGAGTCCTCGGGAACCAGGCCGATCGCGGCCCGCAGCGAGTCGAGGGTGAGCTCGCGGACGTCGTGGCCGCCGATCAGGACGGCGCCCCGGCCGACGTCGTAGAAGCGGGGCAGCAGGAGGGAGACCGTGGACTTGCCCGAGCCGGAGGACCCCACCACCGCGAGGGTCTCGCCGGGGCGGATCTCGAAGCTGAGGCCGTCGAGGACGGGCCGGCCGGGGTCGTAGCCGAAGCTCACGTCGTCGAACTCGACGGTGGCGGGGGCGTCGGCGGGCAGCTCCCTGGTGCCGTCCTTCATCGACGGTTCGGTGTCGATGAGCTCCAGGACGCGTTCCGTGCCCGCGCGGGCCTGCTGGCCGACCGTGAGGACCACGGCGAGCATCCGCACCGGGCCGACCAGCTGGGCGAGGTAGGTGGAGAAGGCGACGAAGGTGCCGAGGGTGATGTGGCCGCGCACGGCCAGCCAGCCGCCGAGCGCCAGCATGGCGACCTGACCGAGGGCGGGGACGGCCTGGAGGGCGGGGGTGTAGGCCGAGTTCAGGCGGATCGTGCGCAGCCGGCCGGCGAAGAGCCGGCGGCCGACCTCGCGCAGTTTGCCGGTCTCCTGGTCCTCCTGGCCGAAGCCCTTCACGACCCGTACACCGCTGACGGCTCCGTCGACCACACCCGCGACGGCCGCCGCCTGGGCCTGGGCGTACCAGGTGGCGGGGTGGAGCTTGGTGCGGCTGCGCCTGGCGATGTACGCGAGGGCGGGCGCCACGGCGAGGGCGACCAGGGTGAGCGGGAGGGACAGCCAGGCCATGATGACCAGGGAGATCAGGAAGAGCAGCAGGTTCCCGATCGTCATCGGGAGCATGAAGAGCAGACCCTGGATCAGCTGGAGGTCGCTGGTGGCGCGGCCCACCACCTGGCCGGTGGACAGCTCGTCCTGACGTCGGCCGTCGAGGCGGGTGATCGTCTCGAACATCTCGGTCCGCAGGTCGTGCTGGACGTCGAGGGCGAGGCGGCCGCCGTAGTAGCGGCGGACGAAGGTGAGGACGTAGACGAGGACGGCGGCGGCGAGCAGGGCTCCCGCCCAGGGGGCCATGTCCCGGGTGTGGCCGCCGATCACATCGTCGATGATCACCTTGGTGACGAGCGGAACCAGTGCCATGACGGCCATGCCGGCGAGCGAGGAGCCGAGCGCGAGCACGACGTTCGCCGGGTGGCGCCAGGCGTACCCGGCCAGTCTGCGCGCCCAGCCTCGCCGCTGCTCCCCCTGCTGCACTGCCACGCCGATGCCTTCCTGTCGTCCGGGTCCGCCGGAAGGCACCAACGCCGGAAGAAGCGGATTTCATCCCTCCGCAACAAACGGGGGCACCGGATCAGACGCGTACGTGCAGGAAGAGGAAACGCGTCGTCTGCGCCGCGTTCTGGTTGTCGTCGCTGACCAGCAGCACCTTCAGGCGGCCCTTGTCCCGGCCGGTGATCACCAGTCCCTCGATGTTGTCGAGCAGCGGGTTCGGCTGGGGCTGCCTGGCGGTCGCTCCCAGTGACGGGCACGTCACGACGTCCGTGAGGAGGGTCTTCCTGATCGGGCGTACGCCGTCCTGTCCCGTCAGGTTCCCGATGCCGCCGGTGTCCGTCGCGTGCCGCGGGTCGGCCAGGTAGAGGCGGACCGTATTGCCGACGCCCGAGGTGAAGCCGCGCTCCAGGACCAGGAGGCGGCCGTCGGGAGCGGCCTGCACCTCGGGGACGCCGAGACCCGCGTCGACCGGGTAGGCGTACTGGGCGGCGAGGCGGAAGTGCCCCGCCGCCGTGCGCTGCCAGGTCTGGAAGCGGACCAGGCCGCCGGTGTCGCCGGAGAGGGGGTACTCCATCGAGGCCAGCAGCGTGCGACCGCCCGGCAGCAGGGTCAGGCCCTCGAAGGTGCCGTTGGAGACGGCCCGGCCGGCCGGGGCGACCCGCAGGTCGTCCGGGACGGGCAGGCGGTCCAGGATCGTGCCGCTCGCGCTGTAGCGGCGGATCGACGGCTCGGTCTCGGAGCTGACCAGCCGGCTGCCGTCCCGGTCGACGACCAGCCCCTCGCTGTCGAGCGCGGCGCCGCTCTCGTCGGCGAGCGGGACGACCGACCTCGGGGCCAGGGTCCTGGCGTCCAGGCCGAAGAGCGAGGAACGGTCGGAGAGGGCCGCGAGGGAGCCGTCCCGGTCCACGGCGAGCGCGGAGAGGTTGCCGACGAAGGCGCCGTCGAAGGTCGTCTTGTCGAGGGCGTCGGAGAAACCGTCGAGGGACACGGCCGGTGAACAGGCGTTGTTCTTCGCCGTGTTGGCGGCAGTGGCCGTGGCGGTGTTGGCGGCAGTGGCCGTGGCGGTGTTCGCGGCCGTGTTCGCGGCAGTGGTGGTGGTCGGGTGGGCGTTCGCGGGCCCGGCGGCGGTGAGAGCGGTGGCCGCCGCCAGGCCGGCGGTGAGGGTGGCGAGTACGGTTCGCAGGCGCATGGGGGTCACCGTAGGCCGGGTCGGTGACGTGCGGTGGGACACCGCGTGAAGGCCCGATCAGGAGGCGGCCAGGTCCTTGTGGATGACCTTGGCCACGCCCTGAATGGTCGTGACGCCGTAGTTCATGGTGCTGTTGCCGTGGGTGAGAACGGTCATGACGTAGTCGTGGCCACCGCCCTTGAAGGTGCCGACGCTGTGTACCCGCCAGCCGAGCGTGGCACGCGACAGCCACCCGTTCTTGACGTGCCAGCTGACCCCGGCTGGCCGGCCGTAGGGGGTGCCCCAGCGCTGCGCCGGGACGACCTGGCCCATCAGGGTGGTGACGTAGGCGCGCGAGGCGTCGGTGAGGACCGCGTTCCTGGCGGTGAGCAGCTTCAGCAGCTTCTGCTCGTCGGTGACGGTGATCTGGGTCAGGCCCCAGTAGCCGTTCGCGCCCGGCTTGGTCTGCGTCATCTTCGCGGCCGTCAGAAAGTTCTTGATCTTCGTCGTGCCGAGCTGCTTCCACAGGGTGGAGGTGGAGGCGTTGTCCGACTTGGTGATCATGGCCGTGGCGAGGGTCTTCTCCCGGCTGGTCAGCGCCCGGCCGGTCTTCTGCGCGTCCCACAGCAGCGCGGAGAGGACGGTGACCTTGACGACGCTGGCCGAGTCGAAGGCGGTAGAGGCACGCAGGGTGCAGGTGGTGTTGGTGCTGCGGTCGTAGAGGCCGACGGCGGCCGTGCCCTTGCGGTTCGCGAGCGCGGCGGTGATGTCCTTCTTCAGCTTGGCCGCGAGGCCCGCCCTGGCCGAGGTACAGCTCACGGTGGGCGTGGCGGCCGCGGCGGGCGCGGCGGCGGCCACGCCGGCCATGAGGACGCCGGCGGCGAGCCCGGCGCCGAGCAGTCTTCTGCTTCTTCGTATCCGGTGAGTCATGACCTGTTGACACACGAGTTCGTACGAAAGGTTGTACGAGCCCCGAAGTCGTACGCATCACTCCGGATGTCGGGAGAAGCCCGGGCAACGCGTTACCGCGGCCTGTGCGTTCTCACAGGCGGTGGCCAGCTTGACCACAGCGACCACCCACAACGGCCGTACAGCATGCGCAGGGTGACATCTGCCACCGATCCACTCCCCCACCCGACCGCGCCCTCCGCCGTGTCCCCGGACTGGGCGCCTCCGACGACCTCCGAGACGGCCCCGGCGGCGCCGCCGCCGGACAAGGCGCCGCGCTGGTCGCTCCCCGCGCTGATCGCGATCATGATCCTGGCGGGCGTGCTGTACTCCTGGAATCTGTCCGGATCCAGCCTCAACAGCTTCTACAGCGCCGCGGTGTACAGCGGTACGCAGAGCTGGGAGGCGTGGTTCTTCGGCTCGCTGGACGCCGGGAACTTCATCACCGTCGACAAGCCGCCGTTCGCGCTCATGGTCATGGGCCTGTCCTGCCGGATCTTCGGGTTCGGCACCTGGCAGATGATGCTGCCCGAGGTGGCGGCGGCGCTGGGCACGATCTGGATCCTGCACTCCTCCGTGAAGCGGGTGTTCGGCCACGCGGCCGCCGCCGTCGCGGCACTCGTGCTCGCGCTGACGCCGATCACCGTCGCCATCAACCGCGACAACAACCCGGACACCGTCCTGGTCCTGCTGATGGTGGCCGGCGCGGCCCTCGCCCTGCGCGCCACGCGCGGGGACCGGCTGCTGCCGCTCCTCGGCTCCGCGGTCTGCTTCGGGCTCGCCTTCAACACCAAGATGCTCCAGGGCTACATCGCCCTGCCCGCCGTCTTCGCCGTCTACCTGTACGCGTCGAAGCTCGGCTGGAGGAAGAAGGCCGTGAACCTGGCGCTGGCCGCCGTGGCGCTGGCCGTCGCCAGCTTCTGGTGGGCGACGGCCGTGTCCCTGGTGCCCGCCGACGACCGGCCCTACATCGGCGGTTCGACCGACGGCAGCGCCTGGAACCTGATCATGGGCTACAACGGCCTGGGCCGGGTCCTCGGCGGCGAGGGCAACGGCGGGGGCGGCGGGGGCGGGGGCGGCACCTTCGCCGGGACCGCGGGCATCGGCCGGATGTTCAACGACGTCCTCGGCGGCCAGATCTCCTGGCTGATCCCCTTCGCGGTCATCGCGCTCGCCGCCGGCCTGGTGCTGCGCGGCCGGGCCCCGCGCACCGACGTCACCCGCGCCGCGCTGGTGCTGTGGGGCGGCTGGCTGGTGCTGCACTACCTGACCTTCGCCATGGCCGAGGGCACCATGCACCCGTACTACACGACCGCGCTCGCCCCGGGCATCGCGGCGCTGTGCGGTGGTGGCGGGGTCATGCTGTGGCGTGCCCTGCGCGGTGGTGACGCCCGCTGGTCGTGGGTGCTCCCCGTGGGGCTCGCGGTCACCGGTGTCTGGGCCGTCGTGCTGCTGCGGCGCGCCACCGGCTGGAACACCTGGCTGTGGCCGGCGGTCGGCGTGGTCACGGTCCTCGCGGTCGTGGGCCTGTTCGTCCTGCGCTCCGCGAGTTCCGGCATCAGGTTCCGGCTGCTCGGCGCGTCCGTCGCCGCGGCGGTCGTCGCGGCCCTCGCCGGTCCGACGGCGTACGCGGCCTCGCCGGCCTTCGGTTCCTCCACCGGCGGCGGCATGGGCGGCTCCAACCCCACCGCGGGCCCGTCCACGGGCGGCGGCATGGGCGGTCCCGGCGGCGGTGGCGGTGGCGGCCGGGGCGGCTTCGGCGGCCAGGCACCCGACGGCACCCAGCAGGGCGGCCAGGCGAACGGTGAGTTCCCCGGCGGCGGGGGCGGCCAGATGACGCCGGGCGGCGGCGACGGCGAGCTCCCCCAGGGCGGCGGCGCCCCCAGCGGCGCGCCGAACGGCGGCCAGGGCGGCCAACAGGGCGGCACGAACGGTGAGTTCCCCGGCGGCACTCAGGGCGGCGGCGAGAGCGGCACGGCTCCGGGCGGCGGCACCGCCGGTGGCCCCGGCGGCAGTACGGGCGGCGGCGGCATGGGCGGCGCCGACAGTGAGCTCATCTCGTATCTGGAGAAGCACCAGGACGGCGCCACCTGGCTGATCGCGGTCTCCAACTCGCAGAGCGCGGGGCAGCTGATCCTCAGCAGCGGGAAGCCCGTCATCTCCATGTGGGGCTTCACCGGCAGCGACCAGGCGATGACCCTCGCCAGGCTCGAGGAACTGGTGAAGAAGGGCGAGCTGCACTACATCCAGCTCGGCGGCGGCGGTATGGGCGGCAACAGCAGCCTGAACCAGGAGATCACCGCCTGGGTGCAGAAGAACGGCACCGCCGTGCAGGAGAGCGACTACAGCTCGACGTCGGGCTCCGCGTCCGGCTCGGGTTCCACGTCCGGGTCCGGCTCGGAGGCCTCCGACGCGGAGGCCTCGGGGACGGACACCTCGACGCAGAGCAGCCAGTCGACGATCTACCGGCTGGACGCCTCGGACGTGAGCTGACCGGCACGGCCTTACGGTCCGGAACGGCTCCTGGCATGACGACCAGGGGCCGTTTCGGCATGAGAAAGCGCGTTCAACTCGCGTGGACAAGGGGCAATTTGCCGGTCCCCGTCACCTGATGGACATGTCAGATTCATTGCCATGACCGCATGTGCATGTCACTCTCCCGATTGCCGCCTCCAATCAACCCGCGTAGATCGGACACCCCACATGCTGGCGACACGCATACGCCGATGGAAGTCGGTGGCCCTTGCCACCACTGCCGTCCTGGTCGGTCTCACCGCGCCCGCGCTCACCGCGACCCCCGCCGCGGCGACCACGACGGCCTACGACTCGACGTACTACAAGAACGCGGTCGGCAAGACGGGCACGAGTCTGAAGTCCTCGCTGCACACGATCATCAGCAGCCAGACGAAGATCTCGTACTCCGCGGTCTGGGACGCGCTGAAGGCCACCGACCAGGACCCGAACAACAGCAGCAACGTGATCCTGCTGTACAGCGGTGTCTCGCGAGCCAAGTCCCTCAACGGCGGTGACGTCGGCGACTGGAACCGCGAGCACACCTGGGCCAAGTCCCACGGCGACTTCGGCGAGGTGACCGGTCCGGGCACGGACCTGCACCACCTGCGTCCCGCGGACGTCCAGGTCAACAGCATCCGCGGCAACCTGGACTTCGACAACGGCGGCAGCGCGGTCACCAACGGCGGCGGCAGCACCGTCGACTCCGACTCCTTCGCGCCGCGCGCCGCGGACCGGGGCGACGTGGCCCGCATGATCCTCTACATGGCCGTGCGCTACGAGGGTGACGACGGCTTCGCCAACCTGGAGCCCAACGAGAAGGTGGGCAACGGCAGCAACCCCTACATCGGCAAGCTCGCCGTCCTCAAGGCGTGGAACGAGGCGGACCCGCCGAGCGCCTTCGAGGAGAAGCGCAACCAGGTCATCTACGACACGTACCAGCACAACCGCAACCCGTTCATCGACCACCCGGAGTGGGTCGAGGCGATCTGGTAGAAGCCGCCGCACGATGGTGGAGGGGCCGAACTTCCTTGTTTCCCAGGGGGTTCGGCCCCCGGCGCCCGGATCGACGCGGTCGGCCCGGGCGCCTGCTGAGCCCTGCCGCCGCCCTGCCGCTCGCCCTGCCGCCGCCCTACCGCTCGCCCTCACCGCGAGGAGCGCCGTACCAACGCCACCGGGTGAGACGGCCGTGCCCCGGGATCTCTCCCCGGCCGGTGGCCCACAGCAGGGTGGGCCACCGCTCGGTGCCGGTCGGGGCGTCCGGGAAGAGCCTGGTCAGCACCCGGTCGCACAGTCCGGCGTCCGGCTCCCAGCGGACACCGAGCCCCTCGGCGACATCGTGCAGATGCACCAGCGTCTCGACCACGCCCATGGCGGCGAACCCCTCGGGGTCGGAGACCCCGAAGACGTGAAGGGACCGGACGCTCGCCGGTGTCGTACGCACCATGGCGGTCAGCAGCGCCCCGCAGGCCTCCAGCACCTGCGCCAGTCCGGCCACCCCGGCCGTCCGGTCCGCGAAGATCACGTTCGCCGGCGCACCGGGCCGCTCCGCGCGCCACACGAAGGGCACCTCCCGGTCCGACGGCGCGCCGCGCGGGCCCAGTTGGGCGGCGTAGGCGAACAGGTCGTCGGCCAGATGCTCGACGGTCTCCCAGCACGTCCATTCCAGTGAACCGGCCTTGGCGTCCCAGTCGGCCGCCTCGGCCGCGCGCAGGACATCCACCGCCGACCGGACCGCCTCCCGCACGTCGTCGGCGGTGACGGGGCCGGGGGGTTCGTGAGCATCAGACATGGCGGGACCGTACCAACGGCCTTCTTCAGGAGAGATGCGTGGGCGCGAACATCCGCAGCACCGCCGGGAGGAGGATCACCGAGGGGCCGGGCGTGGACAGGGCCTTCGTCAGGTCCGCCTGCAGGGTCTCCGGCGACGTCCGCACCCCCGGCACCCCGAAGGACTCCGCCAGGGCCACGTAGTCCGGCCGGGTCAGTTCGGTGGCCGTGGGCTCACCGAAGGCGTCGGTCATGTACTCGCGCAGGATGCCGTAACCGCCGTCGTCGACGATCAGCCAGGTCACGTCCAGGTCGTACTGCCTGGCCGTCGCCAGCTCCGCGATCGAGTACAGGGCGCCGCCGTCACCCGATACCGCCAGCACCGGACGGGTCGGGTCGGCCGCCGCCGCGCCCAGCGCCGCCGGGAAGCCGTATCCCAGGCCGCCCGCGCCCTGGGCCGAGTGCATGAGGTTGGGGCCCTTCGCGTCGAAGGCCGACCAGGCCCAGTACGCGAGGATCGTCATGTCCCAGAAGGACGGGGAGTCGGCCGGCAGCGCCTTGCGGACCGACGCCAGCACCTCCTGCTCCAGGGTGAGTTCCTGGGCGGCGATACGGTCGGCGACCTTCGCGAGGACCTCGCGGACGCGCTCGGCGGCCTCCGGACGCGGCCGTTCCACCACCGTCTCGAGCAGCGCCTGCAACGCCAGCCGGGCGTCCGCGTGGATGCCCAGCGCCGGATGGTTCGACTCCAGCTTCCCCAGGTCCGCCTCGATCTGGACGATCCGGCCACGCGGCTTGAACGTGTGGTAGTTGGAGGAGAGTTCGCCGAGCCCGGAGCCGACGACCAGGAGCACGTCCGCGTCCTCGAGGAAGTCCGTGGTGTGGCGGTCCTCGATCCAGGACCGGAGCGAGAGAGGGTGCGTCCAGGGGAACGCTCCCTTGCCGCCGGGCGTGGTGACCACCGGCGCCTGCAGCAGCTCCGCCAGCTGTTTCAGCTTGCCCGAGGCGTCCGACCGTACGACTCCGCCGCCCGCGATGATCGCCGGACGGTCGGCCTTCGACAGCAGGTCGGCCGCCACGGCGGTCAGTTCGGGGCGCGGCGGCAGCTCCTCGGGGAAGGCGTCGCCGCCCGTGACCACCGGGATCACTGTCCGGGCGAGCAGTACGTCCTGCGGGATCTCCACCCACACCGGGCCGTGCGGCACGCTCAGCGCCGACTTCCACGCCGCCTCGATGGCGGACGGGATCTGCGACTGGGTGCGGACCGTGTGGACCGACTTGACCACGCCACGGAACGAGGCCGCCTGGTCGGGCAGTTCGTGGAGATAGCCGTGCCGTCCGCCGCCCAGTCCGGCCGTCGGCACCTGGCTGCCGATCGCCAGCACCGGCGCCGAGGCGGCCGCCGCCTCCTGGAGCGCCGCGAGCGAGGTCAGCGCGCCCGGGCCGGTCGACAGCAGCAGCGGCGCCGCCTCGCCGGTGATCCGGCCGTACGCGTCCGCCGCGAATCCCGCGTTGTTCTCCACCCGCAGGCCGATGTACCGCAGGGAGGAGCGGCGCAGCGCGTCGAACATGCCGAGCGCGTGCTGGCCGGGCAGTCCGAAGACGGTGGTCGCGCCGAGTCCGGCCAGGGTCTCCACGACCAGGTCCCCGCCGTTGCGGCCGGCGGGAGGGTTCAGAGCTGCCGCGGTCTGCGCTTGCGTCGGGCGGAGTACCAGGTCGTGGTCGTGAGTCACTGCGCGCGAGCCTCGGCAATCTGTCGGGACATGATCGTGGTCAGTTCGTACGCCGTGTGGGACGCGGCCACCGACGTGATCTCCGCGTGATCGTACGCGGGGGCCACCTCGACGACGTCCGCCGAGACCAGGTTGCAGGAGGCCAGGCCGCGCAGGATCTCCAGGAGCTCGCGCGAGGTCATGCCGCCCGCCTCCGGGGTGCCGGTGCCGGGGGCGTGCGCCGGGTCGAGGCAGTCGATGTCGATGGAGATGTAGAGGGGGCGGTCGCCGATGCGCTGGCGCAGCTGGTCGGCGACCTCGTCGGCGCCGCGCCGGTACACGTCCGCCGAGGTGACGATGCCGAAGCCCATCTTCTCGTCGTCGGTGAGGTCCTGCTTGCCGTAGAGCGGACCCCGGGTGCCGACGTGCGAGAGGGCCTCGGTGTCCAGGATGCCCTCCTCCACGGCCCGGCGGAACGGCGTGCCGTGGGTGTACTCCGCGCCGAAGTAGGTGTCCCAGGTGTCGAGGTGCGCGTCGAAGTGGAGCAGGGCCACGGGGCCGTGCTTCTTCGCGACGGAGCGCAGCAGCGGCAGTGCGATGGTGTGGTCGCCGCCCAGGGTCATCAGGCGGGCTCCGGTGCCGAGCAGGTCGTCGGCGGCCGCCTCGATCGTCTCCACGGCCTCGTGGATGTCGAACGGGTTCACCGCGATGTCGCCGCCGTCCGCCACCTGCGCGAGGGCGAAGGGGTAGGCGTCCTGCGCCGGGTTGTACGGCCGCAGCAGCCGGGACGCCTCGCGGATCGCGTTGCCGCCGAAGCGGGCGCCCGGCCGGTACGAGACACCCGAGTCGAACGGCACGCCCACCACGGCGACGTCGGCGCGGCCCACCTCGTCGAGGCGGGGCAGCCGGGCGAAGGTGGCGGGACCGGCGTACCGCGGGACGCGGGAGGAGTCGACGGGGCCGCGGGGCGTCTCGTTGCCACTCATGGTCGTGTGCCTTCTTTCCTACGTTTCGCCGCGTATGTACGGCTTCTTTTCGACTGTACCGGGGAGCCGGGACCGGTCGGACGAGCGTTCGGGCCGCAGGGTCCGCAACGACCCTAGGCGCCCGGAAGGCGGCTGCGAAGTGTACGTTTCATCCATCCGATGAGACCTCAGTGGAGGAAACGCACACCCCATGTCCGAGCCTGCCGGTCCGCACACCCCGCTGGCCCCTTCCACCCCTCCCACCCCACCGGTCCCGCTGGCCGCCCTGCTGGCCCGCGAGGACCTCGGCCTGCGGCAGATCGCGGGGCCCGCCGATCCCGGCGTGGCGGTGCACGGGGCACACACCTCGGAGATGGCCGACCCGTACCCGTATCTGCTGGGCGGCGAACTGCTGCTGACGGCGGGCGTGCACATCCCGGAAGCGACCGGGGCGGACGGGGACACCCCCGGACGAGCGGAGCCGGGACCGGGGGACTACTTCGACGGCTACGTGTCGCGGATCGTCGCGGCGGGCGGGGCGGCCCTCGGGTTCGGGGTCGCGCCGGTGCACGACACCGTGCCGAGGGCGTTGGTCGCCGCCTGCGAGGCGTACGGGCTGCCGCTCCTGGAGGTGCCCCGGCAGACGACGTTCTCGGCCGTGGCCCGCGCGGTCTGGCAGCTGATGGAGCGGGCCCGCACCGCCGAGCTGCGCCGGGTGACGGAGGCCCAGCAGAGCCTCGCGGCCGCCGCCTCCCGCCCGGACCCGGTCCCGTCCGTCCTGCGGCAGCTCGCCCAGCGGGTCGGGGGGCGCGCGGTGCTGTACGGGCCCGAGGGGACGGAGATCGCGGGGGCGGGACGGACGTCCGCGGACGTCGCCCTGGCCGGACTCGCCCGCCTCCTGCTCTCCCGCGCCTCCGCCACCGCCACCGACATCGCCCCCGACGGGATCCACCTCGCCGCCTACGCGCTCGGCGCCGGCCGGGGGGTCGTGCTCGGGGTGGCGGCGCCCCGGCGTGACCCCGGGGACCACACCATCGCCTCCGTCGCCGCCGTCCTGCTCTCCCTCCTCACCGGCGAACACCGGAGCGGCTCGGGAGCGGCCCGCTCGTCGGCGCTGGTACGGCTGCTGCTGGGGGCCGCCCCGGCGGACGTGGCCCCGCTGCTGGGGGGCGAGCGGTGGCTCGTCGTGCACGCCCGGCCGGACGCGGGGGCTCCCGGCCCGGTGGCGGCCTCCGCGCTGGGCGCCGGCCTCGGATCGCCGCTGGTCGATCTCGCGCACGACGTCGTACGGGTCCTCGTCCCGGCCGAGGGCGCCTGGCGGCCACAGCCGGGCTGGACCCTCGGCGTGAGCGCGGAGGCGGCCCCCGCCGACTGGCCGGCCGCCGACGCGCAGGCGGCCCGCGCGCTGGCCCGGGCGCGCGCCACCCGCTCGACGCTCGTCCGCCACGGCTCCGGGGCCGGGCTGGCGGATCTGGTGCCCGGGGGCGAGGCCCGGGCCCACGCCCGTGCGCTCCTCGCCCCGATCGAGGCGAGCACCGCGAGCGCCGCGCTCCTCGAGACGCTGCGCACCTGGCTTTCCCTGCACGGGAGTTGGGACCGTACGGCGGTGGCCCTGGCCGTGCACCGCAACACCGTGCGGCAGCGGATCGCCCGCTGCGCCGCCCTGTCGGGGACGGACCTGGACGATCCGGATGTCCGGATGGAGCTGTGGTTCTCGCTGAAACACCACTGAGTGACGCGTGTCCCAGCGTCCGGAACTGCACAGACGCGCACAGCCCGCTGCCCCACAATGGAAACCATGCCGATACCCGGGACGCCCAGCCGCGCCGAACTCGTCGACCACCTCGTCAGAACCCGTATCGCCGGGGACGTCGCCACGCCCCGCGAGAACAACCTCTCCCACTACCGCCAGCTCGCGAACGGGGTCCGCAACTTCTGGCTCGGCCTGGAGCTCGGCGACCGCTGGACCGACGAGCAGGACGTGCTCGCGGTGATGGCGGAGCGGGTGGGTGTGAACGACGATCCCGAGTACCGCTACGGCCAGGACACCATCGACCCCGAGCTGACGGTCGACGGCCTTGACCGGCTCGCGGCCCGTTTGCGCAAGGCGGCCGAGGGACG
Protein-coding regions in this window:
- a CDS encoding serine hydrolase, whose product is MTHRIRRSRRLLGAGLAAGVLMAGVAAAAPAAAATPTVSCTSARAGLAAKLKKDITAALANRKGTAAVGLYDRSTNTTCTLRASTAFDSASVVKVTVLSALLWDAQKTGRALTSREKTLATAMITKSDNASTSTLWKQLGTTKIKNFLTAAKMTQTKPGANGYWGLTQITVTDEQKLLKLLTARNAVLTDASRAYVTTLMGQVVPAQRWGTPYGRPAGVSWHVKNGWLSRATLGWRVHSVGTFKGGGHDYVMTVLTHGNSTMNYGVTTIQGVAKVIHKDLAAS
- a CDS encoding ABC transporter ATP-binding protein, producing MAVQQGEQRRGWARRLAGYAWRHPANVVLALGSSLAGMAVMALVPLVTKVIIDDVIGGHTRDMAPWAGALLAAAVLVYVLTFVRRYYGGRLALDVQHDLRTEMFETITRLDGRRQDELSTGQVVGRATSDLQLIQGLLFMLPMTIGNLLLFLISLVIMAWLSLPLTLVALAVAPALAYIARRSRTKLHPATWYAQAQAAAVAGVVDGAVSGVRVVKGFGQEDQETGKLREVGRRLFAGRLRTIRLNSAYTPALQAVPALGQVAMLALGGWLAVRGHITLGTFVAFSTYLAQLVGPVRMLAVVLTVGQQARAGTERVLELIDTEPSMKDGTRELPADAPATVEFDDVSFGYDPGRPVLDGLSFEIRPGETLAVVGSSGSGKSTVSLLLPRFYDVGRGAVLIGGHDVRELTLDSLRAAIGLVPEDSFLFSDTVRANIAYGRPEATQEQIEAAARAAQADRFIAELPEGYDTTVGEHGLTLSGGQRQRVALARAILTDPRLLVLDDATSAVDAAVEHEIHEALKQVMQGRTTLLIAHRRSTLNLADRIAVLDAGRLADLGTHEELQQRSALYRRLLTDPDELGGVSPGHARPSPAPGEDTTVREELDAEFDAERGVTPRLWTGDREPKDNALSGMPATPELLAQIEALPPAADIPEIDERQAVRPEESYGLRRLLRGFGAPLLVSLGLVAVDAGTSLLLPVMIRHGIDQGVTRAALGAVWAASLLALLAVLVQWVAQTGEIRMTGRTGERVLYTLRLKIFAQLQRLGLDYYERELTGRIMTRMTTDVDALSTFLQTGLVTAFVSVVTFFGIMGALLVIDVQLALIVFATLPPLVVATYFFRRASVKAYELARERVSTVNADLQESVSGLRIVQAFGRERDGAARFAQRSADYRAARIRGQWLISIYFPFVQLLASVAAAAVLIAGAGRVDAATLTTGALVAYLLYIDLFFAPVQQLSQVFDGYQQATVSLGRIQELLREPASTESADEPREVLSLRGEIAFEDVHFRYGSDGEPEAALADIELRIPAGQTVAFVGETGAGKSTLVKLVARFYDPTGGRVTVDGTDLRALDLTSYRHRLGVVPQEAYLFPGTVRDAIAYGRPDATDAEVEAAARSVGAHEMIATLDGGYLHEVAERGRNLSAGQRQLIALARAELVDPDVLLLDEATAALDLATEAQVNQATDRLAGRRTTLVVAHRLTTAARADRVVVMDHGRVVEDGTHDELLALGGRYAHLWRTFVGEDEPAVV
- a CDS encoding esterase-like activity of phytase family protein, coding for MRLRTVLATLTAGLAAATALTAAGPANAHPTTTTAANTAANTATATAANTATATAANTAKNNACSPAVSLDGFSDALDKTTFDGAFVGNLSALAVDRDGSLAALSDRSSLFGLDARTLAPRSVVPLADESGAALDSEGLVVDRDGSRLVSSETEPSIRRYSASGTILDRLPVPDDLRVAPAGRAVSNGTFEGLTLLPGGRTLLASMEYPLSGDTGGLVRFQTWQRTAAGHFRLAAQYAYPVDAGLGVPEVQAAPDGRLLVLERGFTSGVGNTVRLYLADPRHATDTGGIGNLTGQDGVRPIRKTLLTDVVTCPSLGATARQPQPNPLLDNIEGLVITGRDKGRLKVLLVSDDNQNAAQTTRFLFLHVRV